The genomic stretch TTTTTATTATATTCTCAATTTCTTCCAAAGTCAATAGGTTTTTAAGAATTAGTTAGCCTAAACTAACCATAAAGGCAAATAAAGGGGATACCACCGTATCTCCTTCTTCTTATTTATGATGGCAATATTGGCAGTTTGCACATCCTGAGCAATTACCACCACAGGAAGATTTACCTTTTTTCTTGTCACTGCGTAGCTTTCTTACAATCAAGATAACTACTGCAAGTACAATAAGACCAACTATAATTGTTGCTAAATTATTTACTAACCATGTAAGCATATATAAATCCTCCCTTAAAATTTTAGTTTATATTAAACTTTAACCTTAGCTGTAAGTTTGTTAGATTCTTTGTAAGGCTTAACAAGCATAAAGATAATGAATGCAAGTACAAGAATTGCAAAGATTAGACCAACAACCTGAACATTACCTGTGAATAGGTTACCAAACTGGTTAATCATTAGTGCTACTGCATAAGCAAATACGCACTGATAACCAACTGCAAATAGTGTCCACTTAGCGTTGTTCATTTCTCTCTTCATAGCACCGATAGCAGCAAAGCAAGGAGCACATAGTAGGTTGAATGCTAGGAATGATAGACCACTAACCTGAGTGAATGCATCTGCCATTGCCTGATATACAGTACCACCTGCACCACCGTATAGGATACCCATTGTACCAACAATGTTTTCCTTAGCGATAAGACCTGTAACTGATGCAACGGCTGCTTGCCAGTTGCCCCAACCAAGTGGTGCAAAAATCCAAGAAATTGCATTACCGATAATAGCAAGTAAACTACTATCCATCTGGTCTTCTGTTAGCATCTGGAATGAACCGTTTACAAAACCGAAGTATGATAAGAACCAAACAAGGATTGTTGCAAGTAGGATAACTGTACCGGCTTTCTTAATGAATGACCAAGCTCTTTCCCACATTGAACGAAGAACATTGCCTACTGTTGGTAGATGGTAAGCAGGAAGTTCCATAACGAATGGAGCAGGATCACCTGAGAACATCTTAGTTTTCTTTAGGATAATACCTGAAACAATAATTGCAGCAACACCTAGGAAGTAAGCAAATGTAGCAATCCAAGCAGAACCACCGAACAATGCACCGGCAATCATAGCGATAAACGGTGTCTTAGCACTACATGGGATAAATGTAGTTGTCATAATTGTCATTCTACGGTCACGTTCATTTTCGATTGTTCTTGATGCCATAATACCCGGAACACCACAACCTGTACCGATTAGCATAGGGATAAAGGACTTACCTGATAAACCGAACTTACGGAAAATTCTATCCATAACGAATGCGATTCTAGCCATATAAC from Ruminococcus bovis encodes the following:
- a CDS encoding FeoB-associated Cys-rich membrane protein; this translates as MLTWLVNNLATIIVGLIVLAVVILIVRKLRSDKKKGKSSCGGNCSGCANCQYCHHK